The sequence CAGCCTCGGAACCTGGCGAAGTCGGTGACGGTGGAGTAGTCCTTCACGCCACCGAGGAAGGCGGCGAAGGCTCCGGCCGGGAAGGTGAGGGTTGCTCTGGCCGGAGCCTTTGAGTCGCGGATGGCTATGTGGGTGGGGGAGTTTGCGATCTCGACGCATTCGTTGCCGTCGCCACCGCCGGAGTAGGACGACTTCCGCCAGTTGTCGGGATTGGTCATCGGGTGCCTCACAGCTCCTTCGCCAACCTGTTGATGAAGTCACGCGAGCGCTCGGGTTCGAGTGACACGGCCTCCAGTTTACGGAAGCGCGCTCGGAAGGCGCTGAGTTGAGCTTCGAAGTCTATGAAAACGGTGCCGTGAGGGGCGTCACGTACGACTGTGTCCAGCTTAGGGGCGGAACCACCGACGTAGGCCATTGCGCTTCCGGCTTGGGAGAAGCCGTCCAAGTCGAAAGGGATCACACGCACCGTGACGTGATCCGTATCCGAGAGTTCCAGGATGCGGTCGAGTTGGGCTCGTGACACTACGCGATCGCGGACCCTGATGCGTAGAGCCGCTTCGTGGATCACGACCTCGACGGGGATGGGTGCGGGGCCTTCGACAACCACGCGCCGGGCCATGCGGTGGCGGACGCGCAACTCAAGTTCTTCTTCGGTGAGTTCTGGGATCCTGTCGGAGAACACGGCGCGGGCGTAATTCGCCGTCTGCAAGAGGCCCGGCACGTATGTGATGGCCACGTGACGCTGGAATCGGGAGTGGTGATCCAGCTCGGCAAGATCGAGGAATGACGTCGGCAGCAGGCCCCGGTACTCCTCCCACCAGCCCCGTGTGCGGTCAGTGGCCATCGCGACCAGAGCGCCGATGAACTCCTCGTCCGTGCAGGCGTAGTGAGATGCGAGGCGACGCAGGCGCTCCTCGCTCACTCCCGACAGGCCCGCCTCGATCTGGCTGATCTGGACGTTGCTCACGCCGAGCATGGCTGCCGCCTGCCGGGCGGTGAGGCCCGCAGCCTCACGGAGTCTGCGGAGTTCGACCGCCAGGCGCAGCTGCCGCGCCGTTGGTTCGCGCCTGGTGGGCATTGGCTGCTCCTAACTCCAACGCGCCTGTTGGCGCGGCTCGTTCGGGGTCAGATTACGCGACCGGCTTGTCGCGCCGAAACTTTCAGGTCTACCGTCAGTTATGCATCGCACACGCAGCGGAAGTGCACCGCTTCGTCCTGCCGTGACGGCTGCGGCAAATGCCGCAGCACGTCAAATCCCCCTCACCGCACTGGAGTTGATGACGCATGCCCGAAACCTGGGACTACACCCTCTACATCCCCAACGACCTCAGAGCGGTTACGGTCTGCCGCCGCACCCTGCGCCTGATCCTGACCCTGCACGGCCTGATCGGGCTGGTCGACACCGCGGAACTCCTCGCGACGGAGCTGGTCTCCAACGCCGTACGGCACACCAAGGGGCCGGCCGCCCTCAGGGTCCGGCGCAACCCGGAGGGCATGGTCTGGATCGGGGCGTAGGACACCGACCCCGAACCACCAGACCCGCCGAGGCCGTTGGAGCAGGCTGTCGAGCTGGAGGAGGGGCGGGGACTGGGCCTGGTCATGACGTGTGCGGACTACTGGGGCTGGCAGCCGTCGGCCAGGTTCGGGAACCGGGGCAAGTACGTGTGGTGCGAACTGGAGGCTGCGTGATGGTCGGCTCGTCGCACGAGGCGCTGCACGTCCCGTTTCCCGAGCCGCGGGAGATCGCGGCGCTGAACGTGGACCTGACCGAGACCGAGCCGGTCGAGCGCCGCGTGGACACGCTGCTGCGGGCGGAGACGGACGAGGGCACGTACCTGCTGGTGGTGTAGTCACAGGGGAAGGCGGACGACCGCAAGCGGGGCAGCTGGCCGTACTACCTGTCGTAACTGGAATCGCTGGCATCCGCCCTGCGGACCGTCGACCCCGACAGCGCCGCGGTCTTCGTGCAGTTCGTCGACTCGTGCCTGGCCGATCCCCAGGCGAAGCAGATGTGGAGGGATTTGATGACGGCGATCCAGTACTTCTGGCGGCACCCGCTGGCCGAACAGGTACGCGAAGAAGGCCGCGAAGAGGGTCGTATCGTCGTATCGAGGATCGCCGCGAGATGGTCCTCCGCATCCTCGAATGGCGCGGTATTCCGGTGACCGACGCCGTCCGCGAGCAGGTGGAAGCCTGCACGGATCTGGACCGGCTCGAAGCCTGGGCGCAGCGTGCGGTGCATGCGACGGACGCGGCGGAGCTGTTCGTCGGGGAGTGACAGGGAGGGGGAGGGCCCTCGGTCGGCTCTGTCTGCCGGTGGCCCTCACACTGTTGCGATGGATCATGTCGAAGTCGCCGCGCAGCTGGTGCGTGACCGTTTCCCCGGGGCTCGGGCCGCCTTTCTGGCCGGCAGTGTGCTGACCCATCGCCGTACGGCCACCTCCGATCTGGACATCGTGGTGCTGCTGGCCGGGCCGCCCGCGCCGTTCCGGGAGAGCCTGGTGTACGAGGGATGGCCGGTGGAGCTGTTCGTGCAGACCGAGGCCGACTGGCGGGGCTTCGCCGAGCGGGAGACGGCCGAGCGCAGCTCTCCGTTGCTGGCGATGTGCGCGGAGGGTGTGCTGCTGTCGGACGCGGACGGACTCGGGGCCGCGTTGCGGGCCGAGGCCCGGGAACGGGTGGCTGCCGGGCCCCCTCCGGTGTCCGCGACGGAGTTGGAGGACCGGCGGTATTCGCTCACCGACACCCTGGACGATCTGCGCGGCTGCACCGATGCGCAGGAGCGGGCGTATCTCGTGGCCCATCTGCTCCAGCGGGCCTCCGAACTGGCGCTGTTGGCGGGCGGGCACTGGCTGGGCGGCGGCAAGTGGCTCTCGCGGAGGCTCGCCGCGGCCGATCCCGGGCTGCACGGGCGGCTGACGGCGGGTGCCGCCGCGGCGATCGCCGGCCAGGGTGAGGGGCCGGGGCGCTTCGTGGACGCGGTGAACGAGGTCCTGGAGCTGGCCGGTGGGCCCCTGTGGGCCGGATACAGCCGGGGATGAAGCCGGGCCTCAGTCGGTCTCCGACGCCGCCAGTACGGTGACGCGGGTGCGGGTGGGGTCCAGGCAGGCGAAGGCCGTGTCCGTGAGGTCCCAGGTGAACCACTCGTTGTCGGTGTACCGCGGCAGGGCGAAGCGGATCCAGCGGTGGTCGGCGGCGGCGCGTATCGCGTCCTGGTGCGGGGGCTCCGGGGCTAGGTCCATCACCGCGTACAGGCTCTGCCAGGTGTGCAGGCGGGCGTAGGCGCCGTACTGGGGTTCGCCCCACATCCCTCCTGCGAAGTCGGCGAGGAAGAGGTCGGCGGCCAGGTCGTCCGCGGTGGTGTGGGCCGTGGTGAGCAGGTCGGACGTGGTGAATTCCAGGCACTCGGCGTCGAGTTCGGCGAGCAGGGCGCCATTGAGGTCGGCCGGGTCCAGGGGCTCGGGGAGGGTGTAGAAGGCGGCTTCGTACTGGCAGAGCTGAGCGAAGCCCGTGGTGGCCGCGTCGCCGCGGGTCTCATCGAGCACCCGGCGCGCGGTGCGGCCGGCGCGGGTGCCGCCGTCGGTGGACGGCGTCACCGGGTACGCGGCATGCAGCCGCTTCGGATTCTCGGAGCCGAGCATGCCGCCCTCGATCCTGCCGTAGCGGTTCATCCGGGACTCGAAGGCGAATGAGTTCAGCGGCAGCCAGGCGAGCGGGTGGCCGAGTTCACGCAGGCCGGCGCCGTAGGAGAGGTAGACGTCGTTGTCCCGGGGGTGGTTGAAGCCGTGCAGGCGGGCCAACTCGTGCAGGAGACAGGCCCGGAACTCCGTCCCGGGATCGTCCGGCGAGACGGGCGTACGGGACTCGAACTGCGGCCTGAGGCCGACGATGCTCGGCCGCTGCACGAGCTGCCATGCGATCTGCCGCACCAGCCGCCGCCAGGACTCCGGCTCCCGTACCTCGCCCAGGTCCTCCGCGAGCCGGACGGCCCAGTCGGTGGCCTCCTGACTGCGCTGATCGGCCAGCATGCGGGAGAGCTTGGCGAACTGGAAGCGGTCGGCCGCCGCCAGCGCCAGGTCATGCAGGCGTTCGGGCTCGGTCGCGGCGTAGGCCTTCAGGGCGTCGTCGTCGGGGAGTTCGGGCACCGGATCACCGTAAACCGCGTCCCGGGCGTGCTCGGCAGCCCCGCTCCGCCGTGCGGGGGAGCGGGATACGACCTGTGCCCGATGGAACGGGCTGGGTCGCCGACAAGGGTGGGGTTCCTGGCCGGAGAGAAGAATGGGGACCCCGAATGGATGTGGACCGGGTCGGGCGGGGAGCCGCGCACGGGGCGGCCCTGGCGATGACACCCTATGCGTTGATCAAGCTCTCCTGGGTCGTCGGAGCGGTTGCGGGACTGCTGCCGATCGGTCGGGGGTTCGACATGGCCGACTGGGTCGTGCTCAACACCGTGACCATCGGCATGGCGGGCATCGGGATCGTCATGGCTCTCGCCCTGGTGCGGCCCTGGGGCATGCGGATACCCGGACCGCTGGTGGCGTTCGTCGCCTGGGTGGGCACGGGGTTCCTCGTCCCCCTGCTGCCGTATGCCGTTCTGGACGCGTTGCTGGGGCTGTCGGACGGCCGGCAGCGGCACCATGACGACGACGGCCCGTCGGTGCCGGGTTGGGAGGCCGCTCTGATCCAGATCAGCTTCGTGGGGATGGGACTCGGCCTGGCGGTCGCCCTGCCCGTCTATCTTCGGCGGCGTTGGCCGCAGGTGTTCGCCGGCCGGGTCGGCGATGCGGGCGGGAGCGGTTCGCGTCTTGTGCCGTGGGCGGTGGGGGCCGCGGCCGTGATCGGTGTGGTCTGGTGCTTCTGGGCACTCGGCGGCACGGTCGGCATGGCACATCCGGCGGAACGGAGTCCCGGCGGGCGGCTGCTGGACGGGGTATGGGGAGTGTGGGCGCTGACCGCCTCCGCCGCCACCTGGACGGTCAGCCGCGGCCGGCCCTCTCGGCTGCCCCGCCGGCTCCCCTTGACGCTGGGCTGGTTGGGGACGGGCTCGCTCTTCGCGTGGAGCGCCTGGAAGCTGCCGCTCACGGTGTACCTGGCGGTGGCTCGTCCCGCCGCGGAGTCGTTGCCGGAGGACCTCGCTCTCGCGACCGTGCTGCACCTCGGCGCCGTGGTGGCGGGAGCGGTCATGCTGACGGCGCTCGTCCACCGTCGAGAACCCCTGCGCCCGAGCCCTCGGCCCGTAGGCTCGCCCCCATGAGCATCATCGGAGTCGGCATCGACGTCGCCGAGATCGACCGGTTCCGGGCGTCGCTGGATCGGACGCCCGGGCTGGCCGATCGGCTGTTCCTGGAGAGTGAGTTGCTGCTGCCCAACGGGGAGCGGCGCGGTATCGCCTCCCTCGCGGTGCGGTTCGCCGCCAAGGAGGCGGTCGCCAAGGCGCTGGGCGCGCCCGGCGGGCTGCACTGGACCGACGCCGAGGTGTACGTCGAGGACAGCGGGCAGCCACGGCTGCGGGTCAAGGGGACCGTGGCCGCGCGGGCGTCGGAACTCGGAGTGCGGTCCTGGCATGTGTCGCTCAGCCATGACGCGGGGGTGGCGTCGGCCGTGGTGATCGCCGAGGGGTGAACGGGCCGGGTGCGGTCACCGGCGTTTCCGGGGCAGACTCGACCTCATGCGTACTGCGTACAGCGTGGAGACGGTAAGGGCGGCCGAGCGGGAGCTGATGGCACGGCTGCCGGACGGGGCGCTGATGCAGCGGGCCGCCGCCGGGCTGGCCGCTGCCTGCGCGGAGTTGCTCGGGCGGGTGTACGGCAGCCGGGTGGTGCTGCTGGTCGGAAGCGGGGACAACGGCGGGGACGCGCTGTACGCCGGTGCCCGGCTGGCCCGGCGCGGCGCCGGGGTCACCGCCGTACTGGTCTCGCCCGAGCGCACCCATTCCGGTGGCCTCGCGGCGCTGCGCCGGGCGGGAGGCTCGGCCGTGGGTCCCGGGACCGCCGAGGAGGCGATCGCGCGGGCCGATCTCGTCATGGACGGCATCGTCGGGATCGGCGGCAAGGGCGGGCTGCGGCCGGAAGCGGAGGCGCTGGCCGGCGCCGTGGAGCGGTCCCGGGCCGCCGTCGTCGCCGTCGATCTGCCGAGCGGGGTCGAGGCGGACACCGGCGAGGTCCGCGGTGCTGCGATCCGGGCCGACCTCACCGTCACCTTCGGGACCCACAAGCCGGGGCTGCTCATCGATCCGGCGCGGGAGTACGCCGGGTCCGTGCGGCTGATCGACATCGGGCTCGAACTGCCGCCCGCCGCCGAGCTGGAGGCGTTGCAGCACGCCGATGTGGCGCGGCTGCTGCCGGTGCCCGCGGCGGAGAGCGACAAGTACCGGCGGGGCGTCGTGGGCATCGCCGCCGGGTCCTCGCGGTATCCGGGGGCCGCCGTGCTCGCCGTCTTCGGAGCGCTGCGGGGCGGGGCCGGGGCCGTACGGTACGTCGGGCCCGCGAGCGGCGCCGTCATCGCCCGCTTCCCGGAGACGCTGGTCTCCGACGAAGGGCCCGGCAAGGCCGGACGGGTGCAGGCCTGGGTGGTGGGCCCCGGGGCCGGGGACGACGCGGCCACCGTGGCGGAGGTGCTGGACATCGACGTGCCGGTGCTGCTGGACGCCGACGGGCTGCGGCTGGCCGAGCGGGACGTGGTACGGGCGCGTACGGCGCCGACGCTGATGACCCCGCACGCCGGGGAGGCCGCCGCGCTGCTCGGGGTGCGGCGGGAGGAGGTCGAGGGGGCTCGGCTGGCCGCGGTGCGGGAGCTGGCGGCGGTGTACCGGGCGACCGTGCTGCTCAAGGGGTCGACGACGCTGGTCGCCGACTTCGGCGGAGGAGCGGTGCGGGTGAACGCCACCGGGACGGGGTGGCTGGCCACGGCCGGGAGCGGGGACGTGTTGTCGGGGCTGGCGGGATCGCTGCTGGCGTCCGGGCTGTCGGCGCTGGACGCGGGGAGTACGGCGGCGTATCTGCACGGGCTCGCGGGGCGGTTCGCGGCCCAGGGGGCGCCGGCGGGGGCGCATGACGTCGCTTCGCGGATTCCGGAGGCGTGGAGGGACGTGCGGGGCTGAGGGCTGCGGGGTCTCTTCGGCGCCCGGCACTGGGGGAGGCACGACCGCCCGCGGCCAGGGGCTCCGTCACCCCTTCAAGTACGCCAACACCGCCAGCACCCGTCGGTTGTCCTCCGGGGACTGCTCTATCCCCAGCTTGGCGAAGATCGAAGCGATGTGCTTGGCCACCGCGCTCTCGCTGATGTGCAGGGTCTGGGCGACGGCCGTGTTGGAGCGGCCCTCGGCCATGAGGGTGAGGACCTCCTGTTCACGGGGGGTCAGGGAGTCGGTCCGGCCCCGCTTCTCACTGCGGGTCAGGAGCCTCGCGATGACCTGCGGGTCCATCACCGTGCCGCCCGCGGCGACCGTGCGCAGGGCGTCGATGAACTGGTCGGTGCGGGTGACCCGGTCCTTGAGCAGGTAGCCGACGGCGCCCTCGCCGGAGGCGAGGAGTTCATGGGCGTAGAGCTGGTCGACGTACTGGGAGAGGATCAGGACCGGCAGCCCCGGACGGCCGCGGCGGGCCTCCAGGGCCGCCTTCAGGCCCTCGTCCGTGTGCGTCGGCGGCAGCCGGATGTCGATCACCGCCACGTCCAGGTCGGTCTCCGCGAGCGCCCGGACCAGCGCGGGGCCGTTGTCCACCGAGGCGACGACCTCGCAGCCGTGCTCGCGCAGGGTGCGGGTCAGGCCGTCGCGCAGGAGGAAGAGGTCTTCGGCGAGGACGACGCGCACGGGATCTCCAGGGTCGCGGTGGTCGGTCCGCCCGGCGGGCTGTGCAGGGCGAGCGTGCCGTCGAAGGTATCCAACCGGCGCCGCACGCCGAGCAGTCCGGTCCCGGCCGAGGCGTCCGCGCCGCCGTGGCCGTCGTCCGTGACGCTCGCGCGCAGACGCGTGCCGTCGTGGGTGAGGGCGATGTCCACCCTCGTCGCGTCCGCGTGCTTGGCCGCGTTGGTGAGGAGTTCGGACACCGCGAAGTAGGCCGCGGATTCGACGGGCGAGGGGAGGCGGCCCGGAGGCAGGTCCACGGCCACCTCGACGTCCAGGTGGCTGTCCAGCGCCAGGGAGCGGACCGCGTCGGCGAGGCCCCGGTCGGCCAGGACCGGGGGAAGGACACCGTGGACGAGGTCGCGCAGGTCCTGCAGCGCCCGTTCGGAGGCGGCCCGGACGTCCAGCAGGAGGGTGCGGGCACGGCCGGGGTCGGTCTCCAGCAGACGGGTCGCCTCGTCCAGGGTGAGGCCCAGGGCGACCAGGCGGGCCTGGGCGCCGTCGTGCAGGTCGCGTTCGATGCGGGTGAGTTCGGCCGCGTGGACGTCCTGGGCGGCGGCCCGGGTGTCGGTGAGGCGGGCGACTCGCCTGGTCAGTTCGATGGTGCGCGGGGCGGAGAGGAGGCGGTGGGTGAGGCGGGCGTGCAGGGTCGTCATGACCGGTGCGAGGCGAAGGCCCACCGCGATGAGGGCCAGGCCCAGCAGCAGCGCCGTGACCATGGTGGCCGTGGAGGTGACCGGTACGAAGGCGTACCAGTTGCCGTCGCCCAGCCGGCGCCAGACGAAGGGCTGGACGAGGGCGCCGAACGCCCCGTACTCGACCAGCGCGAGCGGAAGAGCCGCCAGCAGCCCGCCCGTCCACGGCTCCAGCCAGGCCCAGCGCAGGTCGTGCCAGAAGCCGTCGTCGCCGAGGATCGCGGCGCCGCCGCGGCGGGCCGAGGTGCCATGGGGGAGGGGATCGGGCGGGCTGAGGGGGCGTCCGGTCCAGCGGGCCGCCCGCGCGCGGTACCGGTCGGACAGGCGGCGCAGCAGCCCGGCCGCGGGAGGCAGCAGCCGGAAGCCGACGCCGACCGGCAACAGCGCCAGCGCCCCGCCGACCAGCATCCCGGCCCCGACCACGAGGAACCCGGCCAGCCCGAGCACCTGACACCGCCCGAGCGCGACCCACCGTCCACGCCCGGTCCACCCTCGCGCGAGCGCCGCTGCCGGGCTCATGACGCGGTTCCGGTGTGGCTGTGCGTCGGGTGCGGTGCGGGGTGGTCCAGCGGCCGTGCCCGATGCGCCCTCGCGTGGGTGCCCGCCGCGGTTGTCACGCCCCGCCCCCGTCCGCTCGAACCACCCGCCGCCCGGCCACCACCCCGAAGCACCCCGCCGTCATGCCCCGCCCCACCCACCGGTACCCCCGCCCCGCTCACCCCGCAGTCGCCGGGATCGTAACCGGCGGGCGGCGGTGGGAGCGCCGTATCCACGGGACCGCTGTCAGGGCGCAGGACAGGCCGAACAGGAGCATGGGGGACGGGGCGCCCGTCTCCTCGTTCATGAACAGGAGCATTCCGAGGTTGACCAGGGCGTGGAAGCCGCCCGCGAGGAGCAGGCGGTGGAGTCCGCCGAGTCGCTCCAGGGCCAGGCCCAGGGTGATGGACATCGTGACCGTCGCCAGCAGGAAGCCCGCCGCGTAGGCCGGACTCTGCGCCAGCACCTGGACGTGCCACAGGCCCCACACCAGCCCGGTCGCCGACGATGCGGCCAGCGGACCGAGGCGGGTGCGCAGCAGGGGCTGGAGGAAGCAGCGCCAGCCGATCTCCTCGCCGCAGGCGCCGATCAGCTGGGCGAGCGCGACGAGGAGGAAGGGGTGGTGCAGGGTGCGCGGGTCGGTGGCGTGGGCGGTGCCGGTGAGGAGGGCGTACGGGACCGCCGAGAGGAGGATGACCAGGAAGGGTGTGGCGAGGAGCGGGCGCCAGGGGGAGGACGTGCGGTCCGGGGCCCCGGCCGCGAGCAGGCCACGGGTCCGGGACGGCCACAGGAGGGCCGCGACGGCCACGCCCAGTGCTGGGCCGAACTGGGTCAGTTGGACGACCTCCGTGGGGATCCCGGTGGCCGGCTGTACGGCCCCCAGCGCTCCGGCCGCCACGAAGGCGACCGCCAGATAGACCCC is a genomic window of Streptomyces griseochromogenes containing:
- a CDS encoding DUF397 domain-containing protein, encoding MTNPDNWRKSSYSGGGDGNECVEIANSPTHIAIRDSKAPARATLTFPAGAFAAFLGGVKDYSTVTDFARFRG
- a CDS encoding helix-turn-helix domain-containing protein, with product MPTRREPTARQLRLAVELRRLREAAGLTARQAAAMLGVSNVQISQIEAGLSGVSEERLRRLASHYACTDEEFIGALVAMATDRTRGWWEEYRGLLPTSFLDLAELDHHSRFQRHVAITYVPGLLQTANYARAVFSDRIPELTEEELELRVRHRMARRVVVEGPAPIPVEVVIHEAALRIRVRDRVVSRAQLDRILELSDTDHVTVRVIPFDLDGFSQAGSAMAYVGGSAPKLDTVVRDAPHGTVFIDFEAQLSAFRARFRKLEAVSLEPERSRDFINRLAKEL
- a CDS encoding nucleotidyltransferase domain-containing protein is translated as MDHVEVAAQLVRDRFPGARAAFLAGSVLTHRRTATSDLDIVVLLAGPPAPFRESLVYEGWPVELFVQTEADWRGFAERETAERSSPLLAMCAEGVLLSDADGLGAALRAEARERVAAGPPPVSATELEDRRYSLTDTLDDLRGCTDAQERAYLVAHLLQRASELALLAGGHWLGGGKWLSRRLAAADPGLHGRLTAGAAAAIAGQGEGPGRFVDAVNEVLELAGGPLWAGYSRG
- a CDS encoding DUF6183 family protein — translated: MPELPDDDALKAYAATEPERLHDLALAAADRFQFAKLSRMLADQRSQEATDWAVRLAEDLGEVREPESWRRLVRQIAWQLVQRPSIVGLRPQFESRTPVSPDDPGTEFRACLLHELARLHGFNHPRDNDVYLSYGAGLRELGHPLAWLPLNSFAFESRMNRYGRIEGGMLGSENPKRLHAAYPVTPSTDGGTRAGRTARRVLDETRGDAATTGFAQLCQYEAAFYTLPEPLDPADLNGALLAELDAECLEFTTSDLLTTAHTTADDLAADLFLADFAGGMWGEPQYGAYARLHTWQSLYAVMDLAPEPPHQDAIRAAADHRWIRFALPRYTDNEWFTWDLTDTAFACLDPTRTRVTVLAASETD
- a CDS encoding holo-ACP synthase; the encoded protein is MSIIGVGIDVAEIDRFRASLDRTPGLADRLFLESELLLPNGERRGIASLAVRFAAKEAVAKALGAPGGLHWTDAEVYVEDSGQPRLRVKGTVAARASELGVRSWHVSLSHDAGVASAVVIAEG
- a CDS encoding NAD(P)H-hydrate dehydratase: MRTAYSVETVRAAERELMARLPDGALMQRAAAGLAAACAELLGRVYGSRVVLLVGSGDNGGDALYAGARLARRGAGVTAVLVSPERTHSGGLAALRRAGGSAVGPGTAEEAIARADLVMDGIVGIGGKGGLRPEAEALAGAVERSRAAVVAVDLPSGVEADTGEVRGAAIRADLTVTFGTHKPGLLIDPAREYAGSVRLIDIGLELPPAAELEALQHADVARLLPVPAAESDKYRRGVVGIAAGSSRYPGAAVLAVFGALRGGAGAVRYVGPASGAVIARFPETLVSDEGPGKAGRVQAWVVGPGAGDDAATVAEVLDIDVPVLLDADGLRLAERDVVRARTAPTLMTPHAGEAAALLGVRREEVEGARLAAVRELAAVYRATVLLKGSTTLVADFGGGAVRVNATGTGWLATAGSGDVLSGLAGSLLASGLSALDAGSTAAYLHGLAGRFAAQGAPAGAHDVASRIPEAWRDVRG
- a CDS encoding response regulator transcription factor; this translates as MRVVLAEDLFLLRDGLTRTLREHGCEVVASVDNGPALVRALAETDLDVAVIDIRLPPTHTDEGLKAALEARRGRPGLPVLILSQYVDQLYAHELLASGEGAVGYLLKDRVTRTDQFIDALRTVAAGGTVMDPQVIARLLTRSEKRGRTDSLTPREQEVLTLMAEGRSNTAVAQTLHISESAVAKHIASIFAKLGIEQSPEDNRRVLAVLAYLKG
- a CDS encoding sensor histidine kinase — encoded protein: MSPAAALARGWTGRGRWVALGRCQVLGLAGFLVVGAGMLVGGALALLPVGVGFRLLPPAAGLLRRLSDRYRARAARWTGRPLSPPDPLPHGTSARRGGAAILGDDGFWHDLRWAWLEPWTGGLLAALPLALVEYGAFGALVQPFVWRRLGDGNWYAFVPVTSTATMVTALLLGLALIAVGLRLAPVMTTLHARLTHRLLSAPRTIELTRRVARLTDTRAAAQDVHAAELTRIERDLHDGAQARLVALGLTLDEATRLLETDPGRARTLLLDVRAASERALQDLRDLVHGVLPPVLADRGLADAVRSLALDSHLDVEVAVDLPPGRLPSPVESAAYFAVSELLTNAAKHADATRVDIALTHDGTRLRASVTDDGHGGADASAGTGLLGVRRRLDTFDGTLALHSPPGGPTTATLEIPCASSSPKTSSSCATA
- a CDS encoding CPBP family intramembrane glutamic endopeptidase; protein product: MRGPPGIVEAMQTRQRWKTRAGVYLAVAFVAAGALGAVQPATGIPTEVVQLTQFGPALGVAVAALLWPSRTRGLLAAGAPDRTSSPWRPLLATPFLVILLSAVPYALLTGTAHATDPRTLHHPFLLVALAQLIGACGEEIGWRCFLQPLLRTRLGPLAASSATGLVWGLWHVQVLAQSPAYAAGFLLATVTMSITLGLALERLGGLHRLLLAGGFHALVNLGMLLFMNEETGAPSPMLLFGLSCALTAVPWIRRSHRRPPVTIPATAG